One Candidatus Cloacimonadota bacterium genomic window, TAGCCTCAGCAAACGCTTCCCGTTACACTGGAGCAAAAGTTGTTTTTGCTGATTCCATTTCTTCCGAAGACCTTTGTATAGATCCTCAAGCCATCGAAAAACTCATCAATAGTCGCACAAAAGCGATAACAGCGGTACATTATGGCGGGTTTGGTTGCAATATGGAAGAGATTATGGCTATTGCCACAAAACACGGTTTAAGTGTTATTGAAGATAGCGCCCACGCAGTTTTGGCAAAACAACCTCATCATGGCGAACTGCATAGCTTGGGCAGCATAGGTGATGTTGGCTGTTTCAGCTTTTTCAGCAATAAGAACATGATGACCGGTGAAGGTGGCATGGTTGTCACCAACCGAGATGATCTTGCCGAAAAAATCAAACTGATGCGTTCTCACGGCATGACTAGCCTCACATTGGAACGGCATAAAGGACACAGTTCTGGATATGACGTAATTGGCTTGGGATATAACTATCGCATTGATGAATTACACTCTGCCATTGGGATCGAGCAACTCAAAAAACTTCCGGCTCTTAATGCCACCCGCCGAAAACTAATTAAGCACTATTATACTTTATTGCAAGATAATCCTAACGTTGTTCTGCCCTTCCAAACAAGAAATCTGGAACATACAACTCCGCACATCATGTCCATCATGCTAAAGGATAACTATCTAAATACTAAAAATATACTTCGTGAAAACGGAATACAAACCAGCAAACACTATGACCTGATTCCCACTTTCTCTGCCTTCTCGGGATCAAATTTTACCAGCAGTATTCCTTGGATAGATAATCTGCTTACCTTACCCCTGCATCCGCTGATGAGCGAAACCGATGTAGAATATGTCTGCCAAGTTTTAAACTCAATCTAAGCCAAGTTTAGAGATTTTGCGTTATAAAACCTCTGATTAATTGTAATATGAAGCATCTTGCCGCTTTAGTTAAATAACAAAACACCCAGCATCTTCTCCCGCGACAAAAAGCTATAAATAGGCATAATTCAGGTTGTCATCATCCTGCCACAAGGCATGATCTCGGGAGTAAACTTGCTTAATCCCCTGTTAAAGCAATGGGTATGGAAAGTGCATAGGAAAGCTCAACGCCTTTTATCGGAATACTTATTAGCCTTTTAAGAGCGTTACACATTGTGCATCCTTACAATAAACTACAAATTTGAGGCATTTAATTTCACTTTTGGAGATGTATTCCCGCTCACCATACCCTTTAAGTGAAACTCTGCTTTATCCCAATTGAGGCATTGGAGATCAAAGCGCATAAACTAACTATCACTTATTTAATATCTTATGGGCGGTTTGGACTTCAATAGCATTGTTCAGGTTTATGCCCCGATCTTTTGCCACTCACCTTGCTAAAATAAAAAGAGGAGTTCCAAAGAACTCCTCGTATAAGAATTTATCTGTTACTTATTCTATTTCAAATTCGATTCTGCGGTTTAAGGCGCGCCCATCTTCTGTATCATTGGAGGCGCGAGGTTGAGTTTCTCCTCTGCCTTCGGCACGGATCCGCTCTGCAGCAATGCCTTTTTCAATAAACCAATTGCGAACTGAATTTGCTCTGTTTGAAGAAAGTACCATATTGCTGGCGTCGTTGCCTATGTTATCGGTATGTCCGGTAATGAGTATATTAACCTCCGGATTTGCTGCCAGCGCAGTATAGGCTTTTTCAAGCACGGGGATCGATTCCGGAAGGATATTGGCTTGTGCGGTTTCGAAGAATATGCCCTCCAAAGAGAAAGTAGCTCCTTCCTTTAAATCCAATACATCATCTTTGGGGTCAAGAGGATTAGTTTTGGCAAGAATTTCTTCGCCATCGCCCACAGAGCCTTTATCTGTATCTGTTAGCAATGGATTGGTTTTATGCTCCATTATTTCAGCGAAATCGCTAAGTCCATCGCCATCTGTATCAACTTTTGCCGGATTTGTATGATAGGTAATAACTTCATCTTTATCGTTAATACCGTCTGCATCCGTATCGATCTTGAGAGGATTGGTTCTGTATTGCATCAGTTCTACATAATCGGAAAGTCCATCACCATCTGTATCTGCCTTGCGAGGATCGGTGCCATACACGTTTATCTCGTCGTAATCGCTAATACCATCACTATCACTATCCATCGTGCGGGGATCTTGTTGTACAACAGGTTTGGGTGCCACTGGAATGGGAGAAGGTTTCAGCTTGGTAACTTTGGTACCGGGATTGTAGAATGAAAGCCCCGCACTTAGGCTATAGAAACCATCATGATCTTTGCCGGTAAATGTGTTCATATCGTCGTCGCCAATTCTAATGCGACCGTCCATAGCGTCTGAATTTGCCAAATTGTAACCCAAAGTAACTTCCAGATTCATTCCAGGTTTAAGCTGAGTTTGCAAACCCACACCCAATGGAATATGCGGAATAATATCTGCATCGCTTTGGCTGAGATCCAAAGAACCCCCAATTCCGCCATAAATGAATGGTGAGTACTTTTTATCGTACCAAGGATTAAAAATGAAGCGGTAATCTCCCATTAATGTGCTTGTACTATATCCTTTGGGAGAGCTCTTTGTGGCATGCAGAGGAGTGAAGCCCAATCCAATTCTGGTAAACAAAAAGGGAAATACTTCTAGTTGGATATGCCCACGCGCCATTGGCGCAAGATTCTCTGCCTTTCCGGCATTATCGCCTCGAGCTATCCCAAATTCGTATCCATAGCTCCAACCCGGACTAGTTTCCATGGCAGCGTAAACTAAGGCTACCGGGATCAACAGTAAAACTAATAGAAATGCTTTTGTTCTCATTTCTTGTGCTCCTTACAATGAATATAAAATCTTAATGACAATAGAATTCCATATTATTATCATAGCTTACAGATGCGAAATAACACGAAAAACTATTACATTAATAGATAAGTTACACAAGAAAAATAAAATTGCTATAGAATTTAATCTAAAACCAGCTATTTTATCAAATTTGTAGATACTCAAACAATAGATATCTACATAGCTGCCGAAAGTACTATTTTGTGCGTTTAACCTTAAAAAGGACCACCAATCCCACTAATGCTGGGATAAGATCCTGAAAGAAAAAAAGAGTAATGGTGGCAGCTACAGCTTGTTCTGAAGTAAACTGATATAGATTTAGAAAATGGATGGCAAAACCCTCTCTTAAGCCCAATCCGGATATGGTTATCGGAATGGAATTAGATACATTTGTTAGCGACATTGCCAGCCAAGTGTTTAGCCCGGAGATAAATCCTAAGGTATTTAGAATCAAATAATACTGCACATACATAATCAAAGTATTGGCAATTTGTAAAAGCATCATGCGCGGTGCTTGCATTAAAAATGCGGGTAAGAATTCTCGCCATCTTGCTTTGGAAGCCATAATCAAGGCAGCCCAAAATGGCATAAATGCTACTAAAATCAAGATTCCAACTCGCAGAACTAATTCAACCTGAGGAAAAACAAAAAAAGCCGCCACTGCCGCAAAAGTCCAGGTTGCCCACGTCATAAATAAACGTTCTGTAGTAGTGGAAATCAAGGATGCTAAGATGCTGCTGTTCTTAAGATAAAAGACCTTGGCAAAAGAGGCATGCCCGCCAGGTAAGGCAAAACGCAGTGGCAATGCCAAGAGATACGAATTTATAACTTCTTTGGGTCGGTATTGATATGCCGGATTAAGATGAAGAGCAAACCGCCAATTGTTGATTTGGATAAAATGCCTAAGCACAGTAAGGACAAATATTGCAAAAGCATAGCCTAAGGGAAGTTTTGCAGCTTGTTTAAAAGCTGCTTGGAGGTTGATTTGCCGAAATACTACATATAGCAACGCTACCGAAAACAGCAATCTTGCCAGATATGCAAGCTGCTTGAATCCCGGTTCTTGAAGCTTCGTCCTTAAGCTTTGCAATCCTGCAAACAAGAGTGGAAAACCTCCTGCACCAATTCAGGTGGTGGTGCTTGAATATGTCCATCATGCATCATCTGATTACACAAGGCTCTGGTAGCATTGATTTGTTTTAGCACTTCGTTAAAAACTTCTTCTCTGCTCATCTGTATTGCCGCATGTCCTTCGCTAATGGCTTGAATTGACACATCTGCGGCTACGTGAGCAAATACTTCGGTCTCATTCATAGTTGGTACAATGTTTTGGAAATTGATGCCACGCTGTCGGGCAAAATCTGCCAATGAATGAGCTGCCGCAATTGCCATGCCGTCACTAATCTTGCTGGATCGCACCATCAATGCGCCCTTTAGGATGCCGGGGAAGCCTACAGAGTTATTTACCTGATTGGGAAAATCTCCCCTGCCCGTGGCAACGATTCGTGCTCCTGCTTGATGCGCTTCATAAGGATAGATTTCCGGTACTGGATTGGCACAGCTAAACACAATAGAGTCCGCAGCCATCAATCTAATCCACTCCGGCTTGATAGTGCCTGGTCCGGGAGTGGAAAGAGCAATTAGCAAATCCGCTTG contains:
- a CDS encoding OmpA family protein, with amino-acid sequence MRTKAFLLVLLLIPVALVYAAMETSPGWSYGYEFGIARGDNAGKAENLAPMARGHIQLEVFPFLFTRIGLGFTPLHATKSSPKGYSTSTLMGDYRFIFNPWYDKKYSPFIYGGIGGSLDLSQSDADIIPHIPLGVGLQTQLKPGMNLEVTLGYNLANSDAMDGRIRIGDDDMNTFTGKDHDGFYSLSAGLSFYNPGTKVTKLKPSPIPVAPKPVVQQDPRTMDSDSDGISDYDEINVYGTDPRKADTDGDGLSDYVELMQYRTNPLKIDTDADGINDKDEVITYHTNPAKVDTDGDGLSDFAEIMEHKTNPLLTDTDKGSVGDGEEILAKTNPLDPKDDVLDLKEGATFSLEGIFFETAQANILPESIPVLEKAYTALAANPEVNILITGHTDNIGNDASNMVLSSNRANSVRNWFIEKGIAAERIRAEGRGETQPRASNDTEDGRALNRRIEFEIE
- a CDS encoding DegT/DnrJ/EryC1/StrS family aminotransferase, whose amino-acid sequence is MNWKVTICEPCLDNKELEAVINVVKSGWFTMGERTQAFEADFAAQLGVKHCFAVTNGTAALHLANMALGIQSGDEVICPALTFVASANASRYTGAKVVFADSISSEDLCIDPQAIEKLINSRTKAITAVHYGGFGCNMEEIMAIATKHGLSVIEDSAHAVLAKQPHHGELHSLGSIGDVGCFSFFSNKNMMTGEGGMVVTNRDDLAEKIKLMRSHGMTSLTLERHKGHSSGYDVIGLGYNYRIDELHSAIGIEQLKKLPALNATRRKLIKHYYTLLQDNPNVVLPFQTRNLEHTTPHIMSIMLKDNYLNTKNILRENGIQTSKHYDLIPTFSAFSGSNFTSSIPWIDNLLTLPLHPLMSETDVEYVCQVLNSI
- a CDS encoding flippase-like domain-containing protein, producing MFAGLQSLRTKLQEPGFKQLAYLARLLFSVALLYVVFRQINLQAAFKQAAKLPLGYAFAIFVLTVLRHFIQINNWRFALHLNPAYQYRPKEVINSYLLALPLRFALPGGHASFAKVFYLKNSSILASLISTTTERLFMTWATWTFAAVAAFFVFPQVELVLRVGILILVAFMPFWAALIMASKARWREFLPAFLMQAPRMMLLQIANTLIMYVQYYLILNTLGFISGLNTWLAMSLTNVSNSIPITISGLGLREGFAIHFLNLYQFTSEQAVAATITLFFFQDLIPALVGLVVLFKVKRTK